From Thermosipho affectus, a single genomic window includes:
- a CDS encoding replication-associated recombination protein A yields MNGLNEILRPKSLGDIVGQNHLFGKAGILKIAIERNNLFSSIFYGPPGCGKTSTLDVIKKHTDYEIYHFNAAITSTLDIKKILDYAEKVKDVKKILLFVDEIHRFNKKQQDIFLPGIEKGSYIFIGATTENPFKMINPALLSRVKVIAFKRLSESDLKKIIERAINKKKVSVEEEVMEFIVKNSAGDARFAINLYDVLSEIALSLEKDVVDEEIIKIYSGEGKKFYTKKEHYNLASAFIKSIRGSDPDAALYYMARMLEGGEDPRFIARRLVILASEDIGLADPMAILIATATAQAVELVGLPECVLNLSECVIYLSLAPKSNSSTIAISKAMELAKKTPDLKVPFNLLNVEKSGYKNPHYYGGFIKRSYLPDKISDSIFYTPKSIGKEKRFKEIVDKLWKGVKRYGSEG; encoded by the coding sequence TTGAATGGTTTAAACGAAATTTTAAGGCCTAAAAGTTTGGGGGATATAGTTGGGCAAAACCATTTGTTTGGAAAAGCTGGTATATTAAAGATTGCCATTGAAAGGAACAATTTATTTTCCTCTATTTTTTATGGTCCACCAGGGTGTGGTAAAACTTCTACATTAGATGTTATAAAAAAACATACTGATTACGAAATCTATCATTTTAATGCTGCGATAACTTCAACGTTGGATATAAAGAAGATTTTGGATTACGCAGAAAAGGTAAAAGATGTCAAAAAAATACTGCTTTTTGTAGATGAAATACATAGGTTTAATAAGAAACAACAGGATATCTTTTTACCTGGTATAGAAAAGGGAAGTTACATCTTTATTGGGGCAACTACTGAAAATCCATTTAAAATGATTAACCCTGCCCTTTTATCCAGAGTAAAGGTAATTGCTTTTAAAAGGTTGAGCGAATCTGATTTAAAGAAGATAATTGAACGTGCCATAAATAAAAAAAAGGTTAGTGTAGAAGAGGAAGTAATGGAATTTATAGTAAAAAATTCAGCAGGCGATGCACGCTTTGCCATAAATTTATACGATGTATTAAGTGAAATAGCACTTTCTTTAGAAAAAGACGTTGTTGATGAGGAAATAATAAAAATTTATAGTGGAGAGGGAAAAAAGTTTTATACAAAAAAAGAACATTATAACCTTGCATCTGCATTTATTAAGAGTATAAGAGGTAGTGATCCAGATGCTGCTTTATATTACATGGCTCGTATGCTTGAAGGTGGTGAGGATCCTCGATTCATAGCAAGGAGATTAGTTATACTTGCAAGTGAAGATATAGGTCTTGCAGATCCTATGGCCATTTTAATTGCTACCGCTACGGCGCAAGCCGTGGAATTAGTGGGACTTCCAGAGTGTGTTTTAAACCTTTCAGAATGTGTAATTTATCTTTCCTTAGCGCCAAAAAGTAATTCATCAACTATTGCTATTTCAAAAGCTATGGAACTAGCTAAAAAAACACCTGATTTAAAAGTTCCATTTAATTTACTCAACGTGGAAAAAAGTGGTTATAAAAATCCACATTATTATGGGGGATTTATTAAGAGATCTTACCTTCCAGATAAAATTTCAGATAGTATTTTTTACACACCAAAGTCTATTGGAAAAGAAAAGCGGTTTAAAGAGATAGTTGACAAGCTGTGGAAAGGGGTGAAAAGATATGGAAGTGAAGGTTAA